The following are encoded together in the Salvelinus alpinus chromosome 29, SLU_Salpinus.1, whole genome shotgun sequence genome:
- the LOC139558545 gene encoding type-4 ice-structuring protein-like — protein sequence MKFSLAALVVVLALAHGSQAAQSPEVEKLAQYFQDLSAQLTSTTQELVQKIQSETFLEDGKAQLQQIQAKLAPLADNMQAQLKPLAENMQAQLKPLVDNIQAQMEDLFRKVMDQTKALGQ from the exons ATGAAGTTCTCTCTTGCCGCCCTGGTTGTTGTGCTTGCTCTGGCACATG GAAGCCAAGCAGCACAGTCCCCCGAGGTTGAGAAACTGGCACAGTACTTCCAGGATCTGTCAGCTCAGCTGACCTCCACCACCCAGGAACTGGTGCAGAAGATCCAGTCAGA GACCTTCTTAGAGGATGGTAAGGCCCAGCTGCAGCAGATCCAGGCCAAGCTGGCACCACTGGCCGATAACATGCAGGCCCAGCTGAAGCCCCTGGCTGAGAACATGCAGGCTCAGCTCAAGCCTCTGGTCGACAACATCCAGGCTCAGATGGAAGACCTTTTCCGCAAGGTGATGGACCAGACCAAGGCACTCGGCCAATAA